In Rhizobium sp. CIAT894, the genomic window TGCCATCGAGTGCTTCTCCGATTTTGATTCGGGTGCGATCAGCGTCAGAGTCTCCTTCTGCGCGTCGCTTTGCCGGGGATCGGATCATGTCGCTATCGCGCTCCAATCCTGTGCGACCTCGTGGCGGACGATCTCGGTTTGTAATGTCGTGCTCGCCGCTGATCTCCCTTCCATACTCACGATCGACACCGACCAGGCTAGGTCGCGGCTTACGGTCCTTCTAGGACGCCGCTGAAATCCAGCTTATGGCGATCGATATCACTCTTCCGCGAAGAAATCCTCATCCAAGCGTTTGAACTCCAGCAAGCGGCTGGACCGTACCCCGACGCCATGCTCGAGCATGAGATCGGTTAGGCGGCGCCCATCGATCAAAACTACACGTTGTGGAATGCGAGATACAAACTCAACAGCCTGGGCGGAAAAGGTTGAGGTCGTTACGAACACTCCTTTCGACGCGCCGAGACCGACTAGACTTCCGGTGAATGCCTGGATTTCAGGCCGCCCGACTGCGCTTCCCGGGGCATAGCGCTTTGCTTGGATGTAAACGCGGTCGAGGCCGAGAACATCTTCATTGATCACGCCATCAACGCCGCCGTCGCCCGTCCTGCCAAGCTGCTCTGACGCATTCCGATGAGATCCCCCGTAGCCCATCGCTACCAGAAGCTCGATGATGACCTGTTCAAAGAAACTCGGGCTATTTTGCAGAATGCGTTCGAGGAGATCTGCCTTAAGTGCGGTATGGACAGCTTTGTACGCAGCTTCAACGACCTCCTCTGGCGTTGCGGACTGAGGGTTCACGTCGGCAGGTGTGGCAACCACCTGAGATTCCTCCCCGGCACGGTAGAAGTCGCGGAACGAGGGAATTGTAAGCAAAAATTTGGTGTCGAGAGTAGCGGGGGGATTAGCCAGTACACGCTGTCCGGCCGGGGTTATCGTAAACCGCCCGCGCTTGGGACTTTCCAGCAGTCCGGCCTTCGTAAGATAGAACTTTGCCCAATGAACTCGATTGTGAAGGACGCGCTGTTTGCCGCTCGGCAGCATCTGTTCACGCTCTGCATTCGAAAGTTCGAATTTCGTGGCAATTTCTGTTTCGGCAAAGGGTACGGAAGTCTCGGCCTTGGCTGCCACTTGCAAAACCGGGAGCATGAGGGACTGATAGTCAGGAATCGCCATTACACGGCACCCATCTCGCGCACCTCGCGCAAGGCCCGACTGAAAAGGTGGTTGAAGATGCGATCGCGGTCTTCGGCGTTGGTCATGATGATGCTTTGTAGGGTGCTGTCACGCTGATACTGCTTGATCGTCTCTTCAAGTAGACGGCGCACGAAGGTCGGGCGGGAAACATCCGGCGGATTGTTCCGCAAAACCGCCGCCATTTCGTCATCGAGCGCCTTCCGCTTTACCTGTTCAAGTCGGATGAAATCCTCTTCTGTAAACTGCGTCCCGTGCCGGTCATTGAAGGAACGGACGATCTCCGAAAGCGCCTTGGCTTCGTCCTCAGTATAGGGTTTGGCACCAAATTCACTGATTGCGGTGAGCGGGACGGTCTCGCCCGCCGCAAGCGACGCAGAGCCAGCTTCTTTCTGCTGAACGCGGAAGGCGCGCAGGCGCAACATCTCGTCCGTGATCTCCACTTCCGGCGGCTGCTCGCGGTTGGGCAACATGCGGTCCAGCCAATCGGTGTAGGCATAAAGTTTTTCCAAGCTGGTATCTCCCAGCCGGACGATTTGCGCGACGAAGCTGTAGAAGCGCTTGTAGCTTCTCAGTAGCTGCCGGAACTCTTCTTGTCGGCCTTCGTCATCCTCGGCTTCAAAGCGCGCCACGGCGTTGCGAACCAGGGATTCAAGCGTTACGCGGTCCTGTGTGGACAGCGTTCCCTTGAAGAAGGTCGTGGCGAACCGCTCGATCTCACTGCTGTCGAGATAGCCGAATGTGCGGATGCGTGTTTCCAACTGGTAGATCTGGTTCTTGTCGGAAACGGCTTCGAGGCTGGACACCTCATAGAAGGGGCGAAATGCTTCCTTGATGTCATCCGTCGTGTTCTGGAAATCGAGGATGAAGGTTCGTTCCTTGCCCTGGTAAATCCTGTTCAGCCGCGACAGGGTTTGGACGGCCTGCAACCCCGCCAGCTTCTTGTCGATATACATCCCGGACAATTTCGGCTGGTCAAAGCCGGTCTGATATTTTTCCGCGACGATGAGGATTTGGTATTCGGGGGTATCGAAGCGCTTGGGCAACTCGCCTTCGCCGAAGCCGTTCAACTCTGCCTCGGTGTAGGTATTGCCATCGACGTGCAATTCGCCGGAAAAGGCGACGAGCGCCTTGAGGTCGCGATATCCCTTGTCCTCAATGTAGGTTTTGAGCGCGAAATAATAGCGCAGGGCGCTTTCCCGACTTGAGGTCACGATCATTGCCTTCGCCTGACCGTCCAGCTCCGGTCTGACATGGCGCTGGAAATGCTCGACCATCACCTCGACCTTCTGGCTAAGGGCGGTCGGATGCAGGGCGGCGAACCGCGCGACCTTCCGTTGTGCGCGCCGCGTGTCCAGTTCCGGGTCGTTGTCGATCGTCTTTTCCAGGGCGTAATACGCCTTGTAGGTCATGTAGTTCTGAAGCACGTCGAGGATGAATCCCTCCTCGATCGCCTGCCGCATGGAATAGAGGTGAAACGGATGCGGGAGGCCATCGGCGCCCACCGTGCCGAAACGCTCAAGCGTGACGTTGCGGGGCGTCGCCGTGAAGGCGAAGTAGCTGATGTTCGCCTGCGGGCCGCGCTGGCGCTGGTATTCCGCGATCAGGTCTTCAATCTCGTCGGGCGTCCCGGCCTCCTCGTCGCGGCTGAGGGCGTCGCTCAACGCCTGGGCGCTCTTACCGGACTGAGAGCCGTGCGCCTCGTCGATCAGCACGGCGAACCGCCGTGTTCCTTGTCCGCTGATGACGCGGAGATGGTCGGTAGAAAACTTCTGGATCGTGGTGATGATGATCTTCGCCTGCGCCTCGATCGCCGCCTTCAACTGCCGTGAGGTTCCCTCGATCTTGCGGACGACGCCGGGTGTCTGCTCGAACTGGGCAATGGTGTTCTGAAGCTGGCGGTCGAGGACGACGCGATCCGTCACAACGATCGCGGTGTCGAAAATCGGCTGTTCGGACGGATCGTGCAACGTCACCAGCCGATGCGCGGTCCAGGCGATCGTGTTGGACTTTCCCGATCCAGCCGAATGCTGGATAAGATAGTTGTTGCCGCTGCCGTTGGCGCGAGCATGGGCCAGAATCTTCAGAACCGCGTCGATCTGATGGAAACGCGGAAAAATCAGCGATTCCTTACCGTTCGTGCCGTCGAGGTGGAGAAACCGCCCGATGATGTCGAGAAGGATATCGCGAGAGAAAATCGCCCGACCTTCCGGCTGATCCGCCCAGAGATAGGCGACACGAAACTCCCCGCCGATGTCCGGGTTGCCCGCGCCTCCGTCATGCCCACGATTGAAGGGCAGGAACCGGGTCTTGCCGTTCTGGAGGCGGGTGGTCATGGACACATTGTCCTGATCCACCGCGAAATGGACCAGGGCTCCTCGCTTGAACGTTAGCAGCGGCTCATTGGCGGGCGCCCGATCATGGCGATACTGGCGCTCAGCATGACGGAAATTCTGGCCGGTCAGGGTATTCTTCAGTTCCAGCGTGGCCACGGGTAGACCGTTGACGAACAGCCCCACGTCGATAGCGTTCTCGTTTTTCGCGCTGTAGCGAAGCTGATTGATGACGCTGAGGATATTGCTCTCGAAAAGCGTGACCAAAGCCGGGTTGACGCCGGACGCCGGCTTGAAGGCTGCGAGAAAGAACTTGAGGTTCGGGACCAGTTTGAGCCCGTTGCGCAGCACATCCAGCGTGCCGCGCTGCTTCAATCCCTGCTCAAGCTGCTTGAAAAACTCGGCTTCGGCGGAAGGACCATAGTGACCTTCCAGCTTCGCCCATTCGTCGGGTTGCGTCGTTTTGATGAACTCGATCGCCAGCGCCTTGTCGAGCGCTGAGACGCGATCATAGTCCTCGGAACGGCGGGGACGATAACCTTGTTCCACCAGCGCCTTGCACAGATGGACCTCCAGCACCTCTTCCCGGTGAACGGTATCTTCTGAGAAGCCCTTGGCGTAGGGGTGCGAGGTCGATAGCTGTTCGTAATTCATGGCCGATCCCCCCGCGCCATCCTGATTTCGTCGACCGCCGACACCAGTGCCGTGTTGAGCGCCAGCATCGCCGCTTGCAGGTGTGGCAGGCTGACATAAGCTTCGAATCCGATTGGCTGGTCGGCCGCGTCGATCGGTGTCCCATAAGCGCCATATCGGAACGCGGTCGAGCCGGGGTCGATCGCGGCGAGCTCCTTCATGCGCCGCACGATCCAGGAGGGAACAGCCTGACCGTAGCGCTCCTTTACCATCGCTACGAATCTGTCAGTGAGGGCGATCAGGTCGTGAACCCGCTTCGCGTCGGGCATCGCGGCCTTGAGAATGAGTTCGCAGGAATGGCGATAGAGAAACAGCGCCGCATTGCCGATCCGGTAGTCAGCGATGCGCTTATCTTTGATCGCGTCCACCAGCTCGTTGGCAGCGGCGAAATATTCCTCCGCAAGGGATGCGGCATTGGCCTGCATCATCCCGCCAAGGGCAAAGCCGTGAGGCCCGGACCATTCGTCCTCGCGCGCATGTTCGCCGGTAAGTTCCTCGAAGAGGGGCCGGGTCATGGTCTCTTCGGTGAAGATATCGGCGCGCGTCATGCGAACATATCCCGCGTCATGGTTTGGGCTGTGCGGGGGCCTTGGCCGCGCGGGGTGAGGCCATTGCGCTTCATCCAGTCTAGCCAACGGCGAAGGTCGCTGTCCTTGAACTTCTTGCCCTTCTCCTCGTGCCATTCCGTCAGGACGCCGTTGACTACCATGGAGTCGTCTGGCTGTCGGCCGTCCATCAGGGCGTCATTCCACACGGCGTAGAGAGTGGCGATGGCCTCGACCGCCTCGGTGCCGAAATCGCGCAGGAGACCGATGAGACCGTCCAGCGTATCGGCGCGCGGCCCCAGCAGGCTTTTGAGTTCAGCGTTGTGCCCCCCGGCGTTTGACAGTGGAGCATAGGTGACGATCGTACCCACCCCGTCCGCCTGGCGCGCCCTGTAGAAGCTTGCAACCTCCACCGCGCGCTCTGTCTCCTCGATCAAGGCGCGATCGAGCGGCCCCGCGGCCTGACGGAAGTAGTTACCCTGGAGTTCGCTGATGCCAAGATGGGCTTCAGCGAGATAGAGTTCCTTTTGCAGTTTCACTCGTCCGAACTTCGGATTGCTCCGATGCTGGTGGATGATCTCCGCTCCGACGAGGAGGCGGAATCTGTCTCGGTCTGACGTGGATATGGCGGCCGGCAGATTTTCGCGGATGTCGATATGGCCCGCGACAGCCGCGGTGATGAGGGCGGCGCGGTGTTCTCTCAGCAACTCTATGCTATCGGAGACCGACTTGACGATCCGCTCGATTCTCGAAGTCCGGGCGTCGATTGCTGCTGCAATCTCGGCCTGCTCATCAAGTGATGGAAGCCATGCGACAACGTCCATGAACTTGGCATGTTCGAGACGCCATTGATCGATCCTTATACCATTTGATATTGTCAAGAATAGCGAAGGCATGGGCCGAGTGCGCAGTAGATAGTGCATGTAGCGTCCGTTCATTGGCGCTACGGGTCGATAAACAAGGTAATCGGGGCTAGTTATCCCTCTGAGTTCTGAGATCCCAAGGGACCCTTGCCACGCCTTCATCTTGTTGACGACCAAATCTCCTGGTTCAACAAGCTGATACGAAGATAGGTCTTCGGGTGTCTTGTTGATGTTGTCGTCTCGAGACGATTTCAGAATGACCCCGAAATCCCGGTAGACGGACAGCACGTCGAGATCAGGCATGCCTTGCCGCTTCGCTGCGCGGAACAAAAATCGCATGCGGCGGGGTTGCCAGCCCTGTGGTATGAGAGGGAACCACGAGTTTTGGGTAGCTACACGCTCTCTACCCGCATGAAGCCCGCTATGGATGTATTCCTTGGTGATTGCGGATTTTTGCTCACGAAGAACCTCGACCTGGCGTTCCTTCGTCTCGATCAGCTTGTCGATGCGGGTGGTTTCGCGATCGAGGAAGGCGGCGATGGCTCTTTGGGCGTCGAGATCAGGAACAGGGATATTGACCGATCCTATGCCGTTCAGTGTCAGACCGTAGCGAGTTACCCCTTGGGCAGTGAGACCGAAGGATTCGCGAGTCGGCTTTGCCTTCAGGCTCCAAAATAGAAATGGACCAATGATTTCAGAGGGATTGGGCCTCAATATTGCGAGATGATATCCGCAGACAATTCCTTCCGCGCTTGAATCTACAAGTGCGGGAACTGCGATATCATCCGGCGTTTCGCTGTCCTTCGTTATGACAACGTCACCGGCGCGAAGCCCGAATTTCGTGATTTCCTGAGGCTTTGCCGAACCTTCGCTGAACTCGATGTGGCTGGCAATCCGATCATTGTAGTAAACATCGACATAGTTGCAGAGGCGGACGATTTCCTCGCCCTCATCCATAATCTTGTCGACGTTGCTGGACCTGATTGTCACCAATCGGCGCAGGGCCTTCATCGGCCAGAGGGTCGGTGCGGAAGTCGTCATCCCGCCACCTCTTTCAGGAGGTCTGCGATATCTGTCTCCAGCGTCTTCAGCTCCGCGTCGATCTCGGCCAGCGGACGCGGCGCGACATAACGATAGAAGTAGCGGTTGAAGTTGATCTCGTAACCGACGCGGCCAACGCCCTTGTCCGCGTCATCCCTGTAGGTCTCGTCTACCCATGCGTCGGGCACGAAAGGCGTCACCTCACGGGCAACATAGCTCTTCCAATCCTCCTTGAGCGGCACAAGCTCATGGTCGCGCAGTTCGGGGTCTGGTTCTGGCCTGCCGTCGCCGTCGAGGCAGATGGCGGCGGACTCGTCCCGCTCCGACAGCGCGGAAAGGATCGCCTTCCTGACCGGCGCGCCGATCTTCATGCCCGCGCCCTTGAGCGCCTTGGTCAAGGTGGCCTCGAAGGCGGGGCGGTCCTTGAACAAGGTGGTCGGCAGGCGATCGACGACTACGTTCAACACGTCATCCTGCTCGGCAGGGTCCAGCTTCAGGAACGGCTTGGCGAGCTTTAGCCGCGCTATGCGCTCGGGGCTGGATTGGAAATTCAGCCGGAGTGGACGCTCCACCCTGATCTCGCGATAGCCGAAATCGCTGGCGTCGAAAATCTTCGACACCGCGCTCCACGGCCCGCCACCGTTCGCCGTCTCGTGGAAGATATGCGTGATGGTCTCTCGGCCGTCGTCGCGGATTTCCCGACGCTTGGAGCCGAGGTTCTTGCGCATGGGCGCCCAAAAGCGTTCGCCCGATGCATCGATGAGCTGGACCTTACCGCGACGTTTCCGTTCCTTGCGGTTGGTCAGCAGCCAAACATAGGTTTGGATCCCGGTGTTGTAGAAAAGGTCGGTCGGCAGCGCGACGATGGCCTCGATCCAGTCGCTTTCCAGCATCCAGCGGCGGATTTCGCTCTCGCCCGATCCGGCCCCGCCGGTGAAGAGCGGTGAGCCGTTCATGACGATGCCGATGCGCGAACCAATCTCGTCGGTTCGCATCTTGGAAATCATGTGCTGGAGAAAGAGAAGCTGGCCATCCGAGATGCGCGGCAGGCCCGCGCCGAAGCGGCCGTCCTTGCCCTGGGTCGCCGCTTCGTCTCTGATCGGCTCCTGATACTTTTTCCAATCCACGCCATAGGGGGGATTGGACAGCATGTAGTGAAAGCGCCGGTCCTTGTGGGCGTCCTGGGTCAGCGTGTTGCCAAAGGCGATATTTTCCGGGTCATGGCCTGTTACCAGCATGTCGGACTTGCAGATGCCGAAGGACTCGCCGTTAAGCTCCTGACCGAAAAGCTCGACACGAATATCGGGGTTAAACTCCTTCAGGGCTTCTTCGGCGAGCGCGAGCATCCCGCCGGTGCCACACGCCGGGTCGTAAATCTGCCGGATAATCCCCTGACCCCGGAGCTTTTCATCATCGTTGACGATGATGAGGTCCACGATCAGCCGGATCACCTCGCGCGGTGTGAAGTGCTCGCCGGCGGTTTCGTTGGAGATTTCCGAGAAGCGGCGGATCAGATCTTCAAACAGATAACCCATCGCCAGCGTCGAGACGGCTTCCGGTCGAAGGTCGAGCGCGGCGAACTGCTCGAACACCTTCCATAGAATATTGGCGTCGGCGAGCCTCTTCAGTTGGTCCGTGAAAAGGAACTTGTCGAGAAAGACATCCCGAACCGAGTCCGAGAAGGCCGTGATGTAGGCGATGAGATTTTTGTGAACGTCGCTCGGATTCTGCGCCCTTATTTTGGCGAATGTCAGCGTGCTTGTATTGTGAACGCGGATGCCGCCGCCGATCGCGCCATATAGCATCATGTCGCGTGTCTGCTCGTCTATGCCCGGCGGTAGTCCGGCATAGGCCTTCAGTACTGCATCTTTGGTGGGCTCAAGGATGCAATCAAGGCGGCGAAGAACTACAAACGGCAAGATAACCTTGCCATATTCCGACTGCTTGAAGTCGCCGCGAAGCGTTTCGGCAATCTGCCAAACGAAGTTTGATTGAATTTTAGCTTTTGATACTACACCCTGATCCACGCAAACCACCCACTTTGGCCGATTCGCGCACATGAGCATCGGGTCGATGTTCGCTTCCGCCCGAGCCGGCATTTTTGCCGCAGCATAGTAGCCGATACGTCGTTAATAAAGTTCAAAGATGTCAGGCGTAGCGGATTCCCGGCGGCATATGCGTTCGCGCCGTGAGTCGAGGTGACATCGGAAGGTTGAAGCCCAACGCCCGCCCTTGGCGCTGAGTCACCAAGATCAGCAGCTCAAGTTGCCTTCCGAGCCGGCATCCCATCGCACTTTCGGCGGCCTTCGGCGGCTCTAGCGCGCCGTAGCGTACGAAAGACGGTGGCTCGCCGAGCAGGAGCAAACTGCGAACTTCATGCTGCCGATCGTGCGCGAATCTACGCCACAGCTTCCAAAGCGGAGAAAGCGCGATCGCGACCGTGAGGAACGCGTGCGTAATGCGGGCGGACCTAAGCCATCCCTGCGCGATCGAGCGTATGCCCTGGCCTTGGAGCGTGGGAATGTGAAAACTCGGGAGTTCACCGATATCGGCATTCCCCGGCATTACCTCACGCGGATGTGCGAAGAAGGTCTCTTGGTGAAGATCGGCTATGGCGTCTACCGCGCTGTCGAGCGCAAGGCCGCGTAGACTCAGATGCGTCTAGCGTGCGGCGGCTGTGGCCACTCTTGATGCGCGCGGTGCGCGGCGCTTCTCTCGTGAGACGCCGCCAGTGATTGACATCAGGTGCTTTAGGGCTGGGTTCGAATTCGTCGGGGACCAAACCGCGCCGACGGGTAGGTCACCTTCCGGACAGAACATCTGCTTGAACACGACGCCAGGCCACTCGATTCCAAGTGTCGATTCACTGGAGACCGTGAGCCCGTATCCCATAGCGACCAAATTCATCAGACTGTCACGGCCGACCTCGTGGATGTCGATCGTCGGGCTGAACCCCAGCCCAGCCAACCTTTGAATCAGGTAGTCGCGAACCTCTGGTCCAGCACCTTCGCTGCTGACCACAAAGGGCTCGTTCCGGGTGTCGGTCCAGACAAGGTCGTCGCGGCCCGCCAAGTCGTGCGCTTCAGGCAGAGCGAGGAATACCCCCTCGGACCAGAGGACAATCGACTCATAGCCCGGAATTGAGTGTGATCCCGTGATGAAAACCACATCGACCTCTCCGCTCGTCAGTCGCTGGAGGTTCTCCTTGGATGTCCCTTCACGGATACGGACCTTCACGCCTGGATGGCTTTGACGGAACTGACGGAAAATGCGGTTCAGCGGTTCCGCAGTGAGTGCCGTCAACATTCCAACTTTGATCTCACCTCGTTCTCCGCGCTCCGTAGAAGCGGCAAACTTGATTGCCTGCTCGAAATGACTCACACCCATCGCCGCTTGCTTCAAAAATTCCGACCCGGCTTTGGTGACCCGGATTCCGCGGTAATCTCGCTCGAAGAGACTGAAGCCGATCTTGTGCTCTAGGATTAGAATGCGTCGGCTTACCGTTGACTGCGGGACGCCGAGCACCTGAGCGACCCGACGAAAGCTCCCGTGCTCAGCGGCGATCATCGCATAGCGAAGGTAGCGGAGGTCGAGGGTCATATTTGGCATGCATCGGCATCCTAGTGTTGCTCGCGCTTTGCCAACCGGCTCGCCTGTGGTCACATTCGCCACATCAGCGTTCCGGGCGGTTGCGTATTTTCGTGGGATTGAGAGAAATTGGAGGCGATCGCCTGCAGGCTGCGCCATGCAAGGAAGTGCGCCGTTTCCGCCGTAGATCGCGTGGCGATCGCTCCAACGTGCTGGTGTCGCTCGGTGCCTAGATCCAGGCGACTGCCGAAGTCTCTGCCAGGGCCGATTCCACGAACTGCTGATTCATCTCGGACGTTGCCATTCGGGCGGCTTGAACGACCAGAGGGTCCGCCGTTCGGGGATGACCATCCGTGAAAGGTGGCTGGGGGTCATATTCCATGGCCAGTTGCGTGAATTTGGCAGTCGCTTCACCTTTAAGAGCTGCCAAGAGGGTAAGTCCGAAATCGATGCCTGCAGTGACGCCGCCACCCGTATAGCGGTTTCCATCTACGACAACGCGATCGTGGCTTGCCTCGATACCCATTGCCTCCAAGGCGTCGTAGAAAGCCCAATGCGTTGCCGCACGGTGGCCCTTCAGAAGGCCGGCCTTGGCGAGCAAGAGCGATCCAGTGCAGACCGACGTTATGAATCGGGCCGACCATCCGGCCTGCGCGAGGAACTCCAGGATGTCCTGATCCCTCATTGCGTCGCCCGTCCCATGGCCGCCAGGTACGAAAATTACGTCCAAATCAGCCGGGGCGTCCGCGAACGTGGTGGTCGGGTTGATGGAAATGCCGGTATCGGTCCAGACGGGGTCCAGGGTCTTCCAGAGAAGATGGGTCTTTCCATGCATGCCGAGAGCGGCATGCGGACCTGCGAGATCGAGGAGCGTGAAGTTGGGATACAAGACCATCCCGACATTCAAAACTTTGCTTTGGTCGAACGCGTTACTGTCGGCCATAAGGCCTCCTTACTAAATGAAATTTCCAAATGCTGTGAGATTTAGGCCGCAGGATCTTGGGGTGAGAGCCTGCGGCCATAGACCGAGTCACACATCCAGCCGGTTCGTTCTGTTAAACTTGGACCGCTGGAGGGACGCAGCCTCAGGCGGGTTCGACGCCACCTGTAGCGGGTGCGAGCGGGCGCAGCGCCTCGACCAAATCGGTGGTTCCATTGAAGACTTCGCCACCGGGCTGCACGTCGACAAGGCCACCTTTGTTGTGGGCGTCGTAAAGGTCGATCAGGAGCTTCGTCGTGCTGGGGCTCAACACTTTTTCCAGGCTTTCCTGCCACTGGTCACGAGGCAGTGCCATCGCTGCGACCTGGCGGCCGAGCAATTCGCCCATCGCCGCGGCGACGTCGGCAGCGCTGTAGCGGCGGGGACCTTCGGCATGGAGGATACGTTCGATGCCCCAAGTGCCTTCGTCCAGCAGGAGGCGCGCCGAGATCACGCCAAGATCGGGCGCTGAGATCGTGGGAAACTGCGCGTCGATCGGATGGTGCAGGCTCGGAAGCACACCCGCGCCGGCCGCGACTGGGAAGAATGCGGCCCATCCCTGCATGTGCTCAGCGGAGCGAAGGATGATTTTCGGTATCGAGAGCTGGCGAAGGCGATCCTCGAGGAGCCGGAAGGCGCTCGGCATGCCAATCCATTCGTCGATGTGAGCGCCATAGTCCGAAACGATGAGAACTCGCTTTGGCTGCGCCGTTTCTAAGGCAGCGTAAAGGCTTTCGATCGCTGCCTTCATCTCCCCAACGGCATCTTCAGCCTGAGTCGGGGGTGGAAGGATGATCTGCGCGGTGTCGGCGCCCCCGAGAGCTGTTGCCAACGCGGCTGTGTCGTGGAGATCGGCGATCGCCACATCGCAGCCGATCGAGCGCAGCCGATCAGCTTTTCCTTCATCCCGCAGGATTGCCCGGACAGGCACACCTGCCTCGCGCAGTTTCGTTGATGTTGCGAAGCCGACGTTGCCGGCTGCTCCTAGTATTGCGATCATTGTTCAGTTCCTTTTTGAAGCGCGCGGGAGCGAGTGCCCGATCAGCGGACTGACCGGGCGCTTTCTCACAGCGCTTGGATTGGGTGTGGCGTGGTAGCCCGGTTTAATGCTGGCTTTGCTCGCCTACGACGGTCATGAAGCCGGCCGTGTCGAAGTAGTCGCGCCAGCGAACGATCTTGCCGCCTTCGATCTCTAGCACGCCCAGCGCGCGGATCGTTGCGATGATGGTGCCGTCGCTTCTGCAGAAGTGGTCGAACCGTTCGGCATAGACCCGAGTGCCGGTGCCCGACAAAACCAGGCCATCGATCCGCATGTGGTCGAACTTGATCGGAAACGCCTTTGCGAAATTTTCCGCTTCCTCGGGACCGATCGTCTGCGCGACACCCACATTTTCCCAAAGCGTATCCGCGTTGAAATAGGCCGCGAACGACTTCCAGAAGCCATCGGGTGTCGCAACCGTTGCGTCAAAGAATTCCCTGACCAGCGCGACCTCCGCCGACTCGGCTACGCCTTCTCCAGTTTGTGAGGACATTTCACTAACTCCTTTCTTTCATGGACATTCCACCCTCCAAGAACCAGCCTCTTCCTCTAAGATTTCAGACGAACCAGAGGGCTGATCCTCGTTTCGGGGCGAACATCACCGTCAGGCCGCGAACTCGGCTCTGTGATCTTGCGCGTAGCTACGGAATGAATGGGGAGGCCTTCCGGTGATGCGTTCCACATCA contains:
- a CDS encoding LysR family transcriptional regulator, with the translated sequence MPNMTLDLRYLRYAMIAAEHGSFRRVAQVLGVPQSTVSRRILILEHKIGFSLFERDYRGIRVTKAGSEFLKQAAMGVSHFEQAIKFAASTERGERGEIKVGMLTALTAEPLNRIFRQFRQSHPGVKVRIREGTSKENLQRLTSGEVDVVFITGSHSIPGYESIVLWSEGVFLALPEAHDLAGRDDLVWTDTRNEPFVVSSEGAGPEVRDYLIQRLAGLGFSPTIDIHEVGRDSLMNLVAMGYGLTVSSESTLGIEWPGVVFKQMFCPEGDLPVGAVWSPTNSNPALKHLMSITGGVSREKRRAPRASRVATAAAR
- a CDS encoding DJ-1/PfpI family protein, whose translation is MADSNAFDQSKVLNVGMVLYPNFTLLDLAGPHAALGMHGKTHLLWKTLDPVWTDTGISINPTTTFADAPADLDVIFVPGGHGTGDAMRDQDILEFLAQAGWSARFITSVCTGSLLLAKAGLLKGHRAATHWAFYDALEAMGIEASHDRVVVDGNRYTGGGVTAGIDFGLTLLAALKGEATAKFTQLAMEYDPQPPFTDGHPRTADPLVVQAARMATSEMNQQFVESALAETSAVAWI
- a CDS encoding NAD(P)H-binding protein; this translates as MIAILGAAGNVGFATSTKLREAGVPVRAILRDEGKADRLRSIGCDVAIADLHDTAALATALGGADTAQIILPPPTQAEDAVGEMKAAIESLYAALETAQPKRVLIVSDYGAHIDEWIGMPSAFRLLEDRLRQLSIPKIILRSAEHMQGWAAFFPVAAGAGVLPSLHHPIDAQFPTISAPDLGVISARLLLDEGTWGIERILHAEGPRRYSAADVAAAMGELLGRQVAAMALPRDQWQESLEKVLSPSTTKLLIDLYDAHNKGGLVDVQPGGEVFNGTTDLVEALRPLAPATGGVEPA
- a CDS encoding limonene-1,2-epoxide hydrolase family protein → MSSQTGEGVAESAEVALVREFFDATVATPDGFWKSFAAYFNADTLWENVGVAQTIGPEEAENFAKAFPIKFDHMRIDGLVLSGTGTRVYAERFDHFCRSDGTIIATIRALGVLEIEGGKIVRWRDYFDTAGFMTVVGEQSQH